The Verrucomicrobium spinosum DSM 4136 = JCM 18804 DNA segment CCACCATGAAGGGGGTGTCGAACTTGAGGAGTTGGAACTGCACCTTCAGCGGTACGATCAATGCCGTCACCGCGAGGATGAACGCGATGTTGAAAATGTTGGACCCAACGACATTTCCCAATGCGATATCCCCCTGGCCGCCAAGGCTGGCGGTGAGGCTTACCACCAGTTCCGGGCTGCTTGTCCCAAACGCCACGACGGTGAGTCCCGCGATTAATGGGGACATCCCAAGCTTCAATGCCAGAGAGGTTGCTCCCCGGACGAGCCATTCGGCTCCAAAATAGAGAGCAAGCAGTCCTATGCCAATCAGTGACCAGCTCAGTATCATAGGGCAATATCCGGGACACCTCCTTTTGGGCAAGGTAAACCGTCGAAAAACGGCGGTTTTTCACGTGACTGGGAAGTCACCTGATGGTCAGCCAACCGACGATCGCCAGAATCGGAACCAAGATGGGGATGGAGAAGCAGAAGAGGTAGCCGAGAAAACCGGGGGTGTGGATTTTTGCTTTGTCTGCAATGGCCTTGACCATAAAATTGGGGCCGTTTCCAATGTAGCTGCCTGCCCCAAAAAAGACGGCCCCCAGAGAAATGGCAACAACATAAGATGCATGACTGGAGAGGTAGGAGACCACATCTCCGGGATTCCCCACATCCAGATGGGCATTGCCCATGGCTGCGGCCAGGAAGGTAAGGTAAGTTGGGGCGTTGTCGAGGAATGCAGACAGGGAGCCGCTGGCGAAGTAGTACTGGAGGGGGGCGGTAAGTGTGATCCCTTTGCCTGAACCGAGGAGTTCCAGAGCGGGCACCATGGTGAGAAAGATGCCGATAAAAAGGTAACCCACCTCTTTGACCGGCCCAAAATTGAAGTCGTTGGCTTCATGAACCGGTTTTGAGGTGGTCAGGTAGGATGCAACTGCTGCCGCGACCATGATGAGGGCGGTCACGCTGATGGAGAACTGTTCGGTACCGATTTTCCAGGATTGGGGGAGGAAGACCGCAATGAGAACGACCAGCAGGAACCCAACATTATGCAGCCCCCGGAAGAGCCAGGTTTCATTGGCAGCCTCTTTAGCGGCAACTTCTTTGGGGGCGCGTGCAAAGTTCTTTTTGTCCAGGACAAAGAATACGCCGAGCAACAGTGCCATGGCCCAAAGCCAGGTAGTCCACACGTGCTGGATGACCCACCAGAACGGAACGCCGCGCAAGAAGCCCAGAAAGAGCGGTGGATCGCCGATGGGAGTAAGGGCTCCTCCGACATTGCTGACGATGAAGATGAAGAAAACAATGTGGAACTTGGTAATACGATACTTGTTCATCTTGATCCATGGGCGGATCAAAAGCATCGAGGCTCCGGTGGTGCCAATCAGGTTGGCGAGGACACCGCCAATGAGAAGGAATACCGTGTTCACAAATGGCGTGGCTTCGCCCTTGACCCGGATGTTGATGCCACCGGAGATGACGAAGAGTGAACCGATGAGGGCCATGAAACTCACATACTCCATCATGGAATGCAGCACCGCTGCGCCATGATGCAGACCGAACAGATAGTAGGCTGCTGTGACCAAGCCGAGTCCTATGGCCACCTTGGGGTACTGATGTTCCCAGAAGTGGCTGGCGAACAGGGGCATGAGCGCGATGCAGAGGAGCAGCAGGGCAAATGGGGCGACCATCCAGGGTGAAGGAAGAGCCGTGGTATGAGCCGCACTGCTGGCGGAGGAGAAGAGGGGCGTCATGTTGAAGGTCGTCGGTAGGTCCGCACCGTGTCTCAGGTAGCCTCGGAGTTACTGTGAATCAAGGAGCCGACGGGCTGACAGGGACGTTTTTGTCCGCTCATCGAACTCGGTCTCGGGGCTGTTCCGGGCAGTTGCCCCCATGGGGTCGGGGGGGCGAGGGAACCCCAGCCGTTGTCAACGCCTGCCTCTGGCTGCCGCCCTTCGGAGTAGTGGAAATAACAGGTTGTTCCGTGGGCATGGCCCGGCTGCCATCTGCGATGCCTTCGGCAGGGAGA contains these protein-coding regions:
- a CDS encoding sodium:proton antiporter — its product is MTPLFSSASSAAHTTALPSPWMVAPFALLLLCIALMPLFASHFWEHQYPKVAIGLGLVTAAYYLFGLHHGAAVLHSMMEYVSFMALIGSLFVISGGINIRVKGEATPFVNTVFLLIGGVLANLIGTTGASMLLIRPWIKMNKYRITKFHIVFFIFIVSNVGGALTPIGDPPLFLGFLRGVPFWWVIQHVWTTWLWAMALLLGVFFVLDKKNFARAPKEVAAKEAANETWLFRGLHNVGFLLVVLIAVFLPQSWKIGTEQFSISVTALIMVAAAVASYLTTSKPVHEANDFNFGPVKEVGYLFIGIFLTMVPALELLGSGKGITLTAPLQYYFASGSLSAFLDNAPTYLTFLAAAMGNAHLDVGNPGDVVSYLSSHASYVVAISLGAVFFGAGSYIGNGPNFMVKAIADKAKIHTPGFLGYLFCFSIPILVPILAIVGWLTIR